In Flavobacteriaceae bacterium, the following proteins share a genomic window:
- a CDS encoding MFS transporter has translation MADIIDTPEQKDLFGHPRGLFYLFFAELWERFSFYGMRALLTLYMVQEIFKAIVERDAATAVVYASYGSLVYASTVIGGQISDKILGMRSSIFLGGILMALGHFVLAIQNDIAFFLALAFIVVGNGFFKPNISTFVGALYKEGDVRKDSGFTIFYMGINIGGWVAPLLCGWLAATYGWHYGFGLAGIGMLTGLIFFWSGIKKNVFGKEGLPPSQEVYEKRVLGIPQKNLIPIIAVIVVPLIAYVLSSYKAIAGGESFLGDQTLVSLIFKFIGVAVLIYLGTILFKATVEERKKLIMAVLITFFMTMFWGFHELSGSVITLFASRNVDLTFMNASQTNSLNSMFIIILAIPISLLWAYLSKKNLNPRTPYKFGFGLLLAGLSFYILGMSGASANEEGLVPFAYLIVMYLVISIGELFMSPVGLSKITDLSPKRIVAFMMGIWFLSSAYAFQIVGFISKQLAVESTDVNVGGLETLGIYTDGFNLIAKYALGAGLIVLVFSPLMKKLMGKVH, from the coding sequence ATGGCAGATATTATAGATACACCTGAACAGAAAGATTTATTTGGACACCCAAGAGGGTTGTTTTATTTGTTTTTTGCAGAATTATGGGAACGATTTAGTTTCTATGGGATGAGAGCGTTATTAACGCTTTATATGGTGCAAGAAATTTTTAAAGCAATAGTAGAACGAGATGCTGCTACAGCAGTGGTTTACGCTTCTTATGGTTCTTTAGTTTATGCTTCTACTGTTATAGGTGGGCAAATTTCTGATAAAATATTAGGAATGCGAAGTTCAATTTTTCTTGGAGGTATTTTAATGGCCTTGGGGCATTTTGTATTAGCTATTCAAAATGATATTGCTTTCTTTTTAGCACTAGCATTTATTGTCGTCGGTAATGGATTTTTTAAGCCTAACATTTCAACCTTTGTCGGAGCACTATACAAAGAAGGTGATGTTCGAAAAGATTCTGGCTTTACGATTTTTTATATGGGAATAAACATAGGAGGTTGGGTTGCTCCGCTATTGTGTGGTTGGTTGGCAGCTACTTATGGATGGCATTATGGCTTTGGATTGGCAGGAATAGGAATGTTAACGGGTTTGATTTTCTTTTGGAGCGGTATCAAGAAAAATGTTTTTGGTAAAGAAGGGTTGCCGCCAAGCCAAGAAGTTTACGAGAAAAGAGTATTAGGAATTCCTCAAAAAAACTTAATTCCAATTATAGCTGTAATTGTAGTGCCTTTAATCGCATATGTTTTATCGTCATACAAAGCAATAGCAGGAGGAGAATCTTTTTTAGGAGATCAAACATTAGTAAGTTTAATTTTCAAATTTATTGGCGTCGCGGTACTTATTTATTTGGGAACTATCTTATTTAAAGCTACAGTTGAGGAGCGTAAGAAATTAATAATGGCAGTTTTAATTACTTTTTTCATGACAATGTTCTGGGGGTTCCATGAATTATCGGGAAGTGTAATTACCTTATTTGCTTCAAGAAATGTTGATTTAACATTTATGAATGCAAGTCAAACAAATTCTTTAAATTCAATGTTTATTATTATTCTGGCAATTCCAATTTCTTTACTCTGGGCTTATTTGTCAAAAAAGAATTTAAACCCAAGAACACCTTATAAATTTGGTTTCGGTTTACTTTTAGCTGGTTTAAGCTTCTATATTTTAGGAATGAGTGGAGCAAGTGCTAATGAAGAAGGTTTAGTACCATTTGCTTACCTAATAGTAATGTATTTAGTTATTTCTATAGGAGAATTGTTTATGTCTCCAGTGGGATTATCAAAAATTACAGATTTATCTCCAAAACGTATTGTGGCTTTTATGATGGGAATTTGGTTCTTATCTTCAGCTTATGCATTTCAAATTGTTGGTTTTATCTCTAAACAATTAGCTGTTGAAAGTACAGATGTAAATGTTGGAGGTTTAGAAACTTTAGGGATTTATACAGATGGCTTTAACTTGATAGCTAAATATGCGTTAGGAGCTGGTTTAATAGTATTAGTGTTTTCTCCATTAATGAAAAAGCTAATGGGTAAAGTACATTAG
- a CDS encoding S9 family peptidase, with the protein MQRIKLLIVVFFSIAAFTSAQNKDITLEEIWNGSFRTEGMASLHSMNNGKQYSVLNRDRTNNTTTIDIYDYKTLSKVKTLVSSASIDAIQNFSNYTFSADESKIILATNVRPVFRRSRLGNYYVYDTVSGTLTSISDDLIQEPTLSPDGNKIAFGLNNNLYVKDLQSGKTTQVTFDGEKNKIINGITDWVYEEEFGFVRAFEWNKTNNKIAFLRFDEANVPEFSMDIYGQALYQQQQVFKYPKAGEDNSVVSLHIYDLESNTTKPVKVNKSYNDFYIPRIKWTNKPNVLSAQYMNRHQNELDLWMIDASNNTANLALAEKDDAYVDVTFNLTFLEDYSFIWTSEKDGYNHIYHYTDKGELINQVTKGDWEVTNYYGYNKKNNKIYYQSVENGSINRDVYSINLNGKNKTRLTKSEGTNSAAFSADFTYFINTFSSATTPPEYTLNNSKNGNIVKSIIDNDRLASKLTEYKTSAKEFSTININGNDLNMWVIKPADFDPNKQYPLFMYQYSGPGSQQVANRWNAANDYWYQHLAQKGYIIACVDGRGTGFKGAAFKKVTQNELGKYEVEDQIAAAKKLGELPYVDEERIGIWGWSFGGFMSSNALFKGEGTFSMAIAVAPVTSWRFYDTIYTERYMTTPQENPSGYDENSPINHVNKLEGDFLLIHGTGDDNVHVQNTMRMVDALIQADKQFEWMLYPDKNHGISGGNTRLHLYKKMTGFIEQKLGDKIEKLEKQEKVNSNIKG; encoded by the coding sequence TGCAACGTATAAAATTACTAATAGTCGTATTTTTCTCTATAGCGGCTTTTACTTCAGCTCAAAATAAAGATATAACATTAGAAGAAATTTGGAACGGTTCATTTAGAACAGAAGGGATGGCATCGCTTCATTCTATGAATAACGGAAAACAATATTCGGTTTTAAATAGAGATAGGACTAATAATACAACTACTATCGATATTTATGATTATAAAACACTAAGTAAAGTAAAAACATTAGTTAGTTCGGCCTCTATCGATGCTATTCAAAATTTTTCAAATTATACATTTAGTGCAGACGAAAGCAAAATAATTTTAGCGACTAATGTTCGCCCTGTATTTCGTCGTTCAAGACTAGGTAATTATTATGTTTATGATACAGTAAGTGGTACTTTAACTTCTATTTCAGATGATTTAATTCAAGAGCCTACGTTATCTCCTGATGGTAATAAAATTGCTTTTGGATTAAATAATAATTTATATGTAAAAGATTTACAATCTGGAAAAACAACACAGGTTACTTTTGATGGCGAAAAAAATAAAATTATAAACGGAATTACCGATTGGGTATATGAAGAGGAATTTGGTTTTGTTCGTGCTTTTGAATGGAATAAAACAAATAACAAAATTGCTTTTTTACGTTTTGACGAAGCAAATGTTCCTGAGTTCTCAATGGATATTTACGGGCAAGCTTTATACCAACAACAACAAGTATTTAAATACCCTAAAGCAGGAGAAGATAATTCTGTAGTATCACTACATATTTATGATTTAGAAAGTAATACAACTAAACCTGTAAAGGTTAATAAGTCATATAACGACTTTTATATCCCTCGTATAAAATGGACCAATAAACCAAATGTTTTAAGTGCTCAATACATGAATAGACATCAAAATGAATTAGATTTATGGATGATTGATGCAAGTAATAATACAGCTAACTTAGCTTTGGCCGAAAAAGATGATGCATATGTTGATGTTACTTTTAATTTAACGTTTTTAGAAGATTATAGCTTTATATGGACTAGTGAAAAAGATGGTTATAATCACATTTATCATTATACAGATAAAGGAGAATTAATTAATCAAGTTACTAAAGGTGATTGGGAAGTAACTAATTATTATGGTTACAATAAGAAAAATAATAAAATATACTATCAATCTGTTGAAAATGGTTCGATTAATCGAGATGTGTATTCTATTAACCTAAATGGGAAAAATAAAACACGCTTAACCAAAAGTGAAGGAACAAATAGTGCTGCATTTAGTGCAGATTTCACATATTTTATCAATACATTTTCTAGCGCAACTACACCTCCGGAATACACGCTAAATAACTCTAAAAATGGAAATATTGTAAAAAGTATTATCGATAACGATAGGCTAGCGAGTAAATTAACCGAATATAAAACTTCTGCAAAAGAATTTAGTACGATTAATATTAATGGGAATGATCTTAATATGTGGGTGATTAAACCTGCAGATTTTGATCCAAACAAACAATATCCATTATTTATGTATCAATATTCAGGACCAGGATCACAACAAGTAGCAAACCGTTGGAATGCGGCTAATGATTATTGGTACCAGCATTTAGCACAAAAAGGATATATTATAGCTTGTGTAGATGGGAGAGGAACAGGGTTTAAAGGAGCTGCTTTTAAAAAAGTGACTCAAAATGAACTAGGTAAATATGAAGTTGAAGATCAAATCGCTGCAGCAAAGAAATTAGGAGAATTACCATATGTAGACGAAGAGAGAATAGGTATTTGGGGATGGAGTTTTGGAGGCTTTATGAGTAGCAATGCTTTGTTTAAAGGAGAAGGAACATTTTCTATGGCAATAGCTGTAGCACCAGTAACAAGCTGGCGTTTTTACGATACAATTTATACAGAACGTTATATGACAACACCACAGGAAAACCCTAGTGGTTATGATGAAAATTCACCAATTAATCATGTCAACAAATTAGAAGGAGATTTCTTGTTAATTCACGGTACAGGAGATGATAATGTACATGTACAAAATACGATGCGTATGGTAGATGCTTTAATCCAAGCAGATAAGCAATTTGAATGGATGTTATATCCAGATAAAAATCATGGAATTAGTGGTGGAAACACAAGATTACATCTCTACAAAAAAATGACAGGTTTTATAGAACAAAAATTAGGTGATAAGATTGAAAAACTTGAGAAGCAAGAAAAAGTGAATAGCAATATTAAAGGATAA